Proteins from a genomic interval of Nostoc sp. TCL240-02:
- a CDS encoding S-layer homology domain-containing protein, which produces MRQLSVTLSLMALLQNLPAIAQVPESNSGIPADSIQQVTAVKWMTNFPDGKFYPERLLSRAELASIMVKAFRLDKREAVTKANLTIPDVPRSYWAFNDIQTVLKTDIMKGYRGNEFFPNQKVTKAEALAIFAQAYGVFQFPDEAVNEILASHPDEKSIPTWARKAIATVATEGFLNTDAQGNISPLKPVTRGDMAYVLSKYLQRQQRQPETPEVPIIQNSPQSP; this is translated from the coding sequence ATGCGTCAGCTTTCAGTTACTCTATCTTTAATGGCACTACTACAAAACTTGCCAGCAATTGCTCAAGTACCAGAATCTAATTCTGGAATCCCAGCTGATTCCATTCAACAAGTAACTGCTGTCAAATGGATGACAAACTTTCCCGATGGCAAATTTTATCCAGAAAGATTGCTGAGTCGGGCAGAGTTAGCCTCGATTATGGTAAAAGCATTTCGCCTAGATAAAAGAGAAGCTGTTACCAAAGCAAATTTAACGATTCCAGATGTTCCTCGTTCTTATTGGGCATTTAATGATATACAGACAGTCTTAAAAACTGACATCATGAAAGGCTATCGGGGTAATGAGTTTTTCCCTAATCAAAAGGTGACAAAGGCGGAGGCTCTTGCTATTTTCGCTCAAGCTTATGGTGTATTTCAGTTTCCTGATGAGGCTGTTAATGAGATTCTGGCTTCACATCCAGATGAAAAGTCTATCCCAACTTGGGCTAGAAAAGCGATCGCTACAGTAGCTACAGAAGGATTTCTCAATACAGATGCTCAAGGAAATATTTCTCCATTAAAACCCGTTACCCGTGGAGATATGGCTTATGTATTGAGTAAATATTTACAACGACAACAGCGACAACCCGAAACACCAGAAGTTCCGATTATTCAAAATAGCCCACAATCACCTTAG